A genomic stretch from Sulfobacillus thermosulfidooxidans includes:
- a CDS encoding ferritin-like domain-containing protein encodes MVIALQIVRHRVTNYDILGAANEGKGEQKMEWFDDVDQYSAYLASLTTDERVAILLGFYQLERLGAMRLPDLAQMVPDTTFQRETLMHAADESRHEHLFQRIMNLLGNPSPNSNVTPPSLGGQLIAQALAEWPSLTRDVPILRVTPLLVYLLASEERAVVSFAAHAQLYPTGDEIGTILRQIVSDEKRHVRMIRHRLDRWCEDVPAVRQRVAATETQITQIRAQFLSSTEGDTWREQHNDRGGERSTGELL; translated from the coding sequence GTGGTCATCGCACTACAGATTGTTCGTCACCGCGTCACGAATTATGATATTCTTGGGGCGGCAAACGAGGGCAAAGGGGAACAGAAAATGGAATGGTTCGATGATGTTGACCAATACTCTGCATATTTGGCAAGTCTAACAACCGATGAACGGGTTGCTATATTGTTGGGGTTTTATCAACTGGAACGTCTTGGAGCCATGCGTCTTCCGGATTTGGCGCAGATGGTCCCGGACACGACATTTCAACGCGAAACGCTGATGCACGCGGCGGACGAGTCCCGACACGAACACCTCTTTCAGCGGATTATGAACCTTCTGGGAAATCCATCACCTAATTCGAACGTCACTCCCCCGAGCTTGGGGGGACAACTTATTGCCCAAGCTCTGGCCGAGTGGCCATCATTGACGCGTGATGTGCCTATTTTGCGGGTCACTCCATTGTTGGTCTATCTCTTGGCGAGCGAGGAACGGGCTGTCGTCTCTTTTGCGGCGCATGCTCAGTTGTACCCGACAGGAGACGAAATCGGGACAATTCTTCGTCAAATTGTTTCCGATGAAAAACGGCACGTACGCATGATTCGCCACCGTTTGGACCGTTGGTGCGAGGACGTTCCGGCCGTGCGGCAGCGGGTTGCGGCGACTGAAACGCAAATTACCCAGATTCGTGCTCAATTTTTATCGTCCACGGAAGGTGACACATGGCGAGAGCAACACAATGATAGAGGCGGTGAGCGGAGTACCGGGGAATTGCTTTAA
- a CDS encoding alpha-ketoacid dehydrogenase subunit beta → MVTASMRKLTMARAISEAISQEMERDPRVLVWGEDVGVYGGIFGATQGLLARFGPERVMDTPISESAFIGAAIGASAEGMRPIVELMFVDFFGVVMDQIYNHLAKNHYMSGGSFRHPVVLMTAIGGGYNDGAQHSQSLYGLFAHLPGLKIVVPSNAYDAKGLMISAIRDDNPVMYFFHKGLLGLGWMPSDDLAEVHVPEESYTIPFGQAHFVQEGSDITVITIGAMVPKALRAAQQLQNEGISVEVLDLRTLVPLDRDRIIQSVRKTHRALIVDEDYRSFGMSGEIAAVIAEEALDYLDAPIRRLALPDVPIPYSRVLEQAVIPSVEKIADEMRQLAK, encoded by the coding sequence ATGGTGACAGCATCAATGCGTAAATTGACAATGGCGCGAGCTATCAGTGAGGCCATCAGCCAGGAAATGGAGCGTGATCCCCGTGTTTTGGTATGGGGCGAAGACGTCGGGGTTTATGGCGGGATCTTTGGCGCCACACAAGGACTCTTGGCGCGTTTTGGTCCAGAACGGGTGATGGACACTCCGATATCGGAAAGTGCCTTTATCGGAGCGGCCATTGGCGCCAGTGCCGAAGGCATGCGCCCTATTGTTGAGCTGATGTTTGTGGATTTTTTTGGGGTGGTTATGGATCAAATTTATAATCATCTGGCTAAAAACCATTATATGTCCGGAGGGAGTTTCCGGCATCCGGTCGTGTTGATGACGGCCATAGGCGGCGGATACAACGATGGGGCACAACACAGTCAAAGTTTATACGGGTTATTTGCCCATCTTCCCGGCCTTAAAATTGTGGTGCCGTCCAATGCCTATGACGCCAAAGGGTTGATGATCTCGGCGATTCGTGATGACAATCCGGTGATGTATTTCTTTCATAAGGGATTGCTGGGATTAGGATGGATGCCTTCAGATGATTTAGCCGAAGTGCATGTGCCGGAAGAATCTTATACGATTCCTTTTGGACAGGCCCATTTCGTTCAAGAAGGTTCCGATATTACTGTGATTACCATTGGTGCCATGGTGCCCAAAGCCCTCAGAGCAGCTCAGCAACTTCAGAATGAAGGCATTTCTGTAGAAGTCCTCGACTTACGCACATTGGTGCCCCTCGATCGCGACCGCATCATTCAATCCGTCCGTAAAACGCACCGGGCCCTCATCGTCGATGAGGATTACCGGTCTTTTGGCATGAGTGGGGAAATTGCCGCTGTCATCGCCGAAGAGGCGTTAGATTATCTGGATGCGCCCATCCGCCGTCTGGCCCTACCTGACGTGCCGATTCCCTATAGCCGTGTGCTGGAGCAAGCCGTGATTCCCTCTGTGGAAAAAATTGCCGACGAGATGCGTCAACTCGCGAAATAG
- the ribB gene encoding 3,4-dihydroxy-2-butanone-4-phosphate synthase: MNNLDQALTVLDAGGLIIVADDEHRENEGDLIGLADRASPDMINFMITQGRGLVCFPMIRTLAERLALSLMVPHTTDPFRTAFTQSIDAHPRFGLSTGISAGDRARTIQVALRDDAVAEDLVRPGHVFPLIAQDGGVLVRRGHTEAAVDLAQMAGHQPAGVIVEILRPDGMMARRDDLHAMAKAFQLPYLTVSDIALARASVS, encoded by the coding sequence ATGAACAATTTAGATCAAGCGTTGACCGTTCTTGATGCAGGCGGTCTGATTATTGTGGCGGATGATGAACATCGTGAAAATGAAGGCGATTTAATTGGTTTGGCGGATCGGGCCAGCCCGGACATGATCAATTTTATGATTACCCAGGGCCGGGGACTGGTGTGCTTTCCGATGATACGGACACTGGCCGAGCGTTTGGCCCTCTCGCTGATGGTTCCGCACACGACCGACCCGTTTCGCACTGCGTTTACTCAGTCGATTGATGCGCATCCGCGCTTTGGACTTTCGACCGGGATCTCGGCCGGGGATCGGGCGCGAACGATTCAAGTGGCTCTCCGGGACGATGCCGTGGCTGAGGACCTCGTACGGCCCGGGCATGTCTTTCCCCTTATTGCGCAGGACGGAGGAGTTCTTGTCCGTCGTGGCCACACTGAAGCCGCGGTGGACTTGGCCCAAATGGCCGGCCATCAACCGGCTGGCGTCATCGTCGAAATTTTGCGCCCCGATGGTATGATGGCGCGTCGAGATGATTTGCACGCTATGGCGAAGGCTTTTCAATTGCCTTATTTAACGGTGTCGGATATTGCCTTGGCGCGGGCCTCCGTGTCGTAA
- a CDS encoding PIN domain-containing protein gives MIPPLRVFFDADVIIAGSASSEGASHALSQVAEIGLIEGWTAFPVLDEVRRNLQQKIPRALPIFETLWPRCLHIGPDPDDSDLQKVMEYAHEKDRHVVAAALRIPTHWLVTFNGRHFYSPPGLVILRPAEANQRLRTLISDQAQ, from the coding sequence ATGATTCCGCCTCTGCGCGTCTTTTTTGATGCTGATGTGATCATTGCGGGCAGCGCGTCCTCCGAGGGGGCATCGCATGCCTTGTCGCAAGTGGCGGAAATCGGGTTAATTGAGGGATGGACGGCGTTCCCAGTGCTAGACGAAGTGCGTCGTAATCTCCAACAAAAAATTCCCCGGGCCTTGCCCATCTTTGAGACCTTATGGCCGCGTTGTTTACACATCGGTCCCGATCCCGATGATTCGGACCTGCAGAAGGTCATGGAGTATGCTCACGAGAAGGATCGTCACGTGGTGGCGGCGGCCTTACGGATTCCGACGCATTGGCTTGTGACCTTTAATGGGCGTCATTTCTACTCTCCTCCAGGACTCGTGATTTTACGTCCGGCTGAAGCGAACCAACGCCTTCGCACCCTGATTAGTGACCAGGCGCAATGA
- the fabG gene encoding 3-oxoacyl-ACP reductase FabG has translation MKPLAGRVALVTGASGGIGQSLATALAHAGATVAIHYGRHGEAARYTLKAVEAQGSHGILVSANLEQEGAVQAMVETVLAHYRRLDILVNNAGITRDGLLIHLTQEFWDEVLNTNLRGAFYCAKYALRPMIRQKSGTVINISSISGVLGNAGQANYAAAKAGLIGLTHTIAQEYAAKGITANAVVPGIIDTAMTRAVRPQVVNDKLQAILLRRAGTPDEVSQAVVLLAQNAYINGAVLRIDGGIRF, from the coding sequence ATGAAACCACTAGCCGGTCGTGTGGCGTTAGTTACCGGCGCGTCGGGAGGCATTGGCCAAAGTCTTGCCACAGCCTTAGCCCATGCGGGGGCTACCGTCGCTATTCATTATGGGCGTCATGGTGAGGCAGCACGCTACACGTTGAAAGCGGTCGAAGCCCAAGGCAGTCACGGCATATTAGTGTCGGCCAACCTTGAACAGGAAGGAGCCGTTCAAGCTATGGTGGAAACCGTGTTGGCCCATTATCGTCGACTAGACATTTTAGTGAACAATGCGGGCATCACCCGCGACGGTCTCTTGATTCATTTGACTCAGGAGTTCTGGGATGAGGTTCTGAATACGAATTTGCGGGGCGCGTTCTATTGCGCCAAGTATGCATTACGTCCCATGATCCGACAAAAATCGGGAACGGTGATTAATATTTCATCGATTAGTGGGGTTTTGGGTAATGCGGGTCAAGCCAACTATGCGGCAGCCAAAGCCGGGCTGATCGGATTAACGCACACTATTGCTCAGGAATATGCCGCGAAAGGAATTACCGCTAACGCCGTCGTGCCGGGCATTATCGACACGGCGATGACCCGTGCGGTGCGTCCCCAAGTTGTGAACGACAAGCTTCAGGCAATTTTGCTACGTCGTGCAGGCACACCGGATGAGGTGAGTCAAGCTGTGGTGCTATTAGCGCAAAATGCGTACATTAATGGGGCCGTGTTGCGGATTGATGGCGGCATCCGATTTTAA
- a CDS encoding 1-acyl-sn-glycerol-3-phosphate acyltransferase: MIEQVSRGIIVPVTQRFVLGQVEGTEYIPESGGYLIVANHASFIDHFVVATVIQRARGHRVYFLTKKESFEHPVSRWWHTAVGCIPLNRQAADSQAIRATLRALNNGQVVCVYPEGTRTPTGFLQPGKPGVILLAALAHVPIVPMGITGTFDVLPKHRRWPRRHRVTVRIGESLSVPLLPRHNRDAALTQWMQMVMERLSLLTDEPIWPGGSMPNHSAARYWNEQGIEATNQHQTLTAQRYHERAYYITQELLRHEPPTADVLFEYGRALGRLALAHRGLTKIVTIFRARRAFERVVHMDHHYAHALYALGLWHQTVPWIPGRLSDALSYFSAAVQLVPDQIGFWMGLGRCAIVAHQWELAEHAFHQAAQLPAQTVADQRRHYEAWAWLLRWHPEREINEVKTHA; this comes from the coding sequence ATGATTGAACAAGTATCCCGTGGGATTATTGTTCCGGTGACGCAAAGGTTTGTGTTAGGACAGGTGGAAGGTACGGAGTATATTCCTGAAAGCGGTGGTTATCTGATTGTCGCAAACCACGCGAGTTTTATCGATCATTTTGTGGTGGCTACAGTCATTCAACGGGCTCGAGGTCATCGGGTCTATTTTCTGACCAAAAAAGAAAGTTTTGAGCACCCCGTGTCGCGGTGGTGGCATACGGCGGTGGGATGTATCCCTCTGAACCGACAGGCAGCCGATTCTCAAGCGATACGAGCCACGTTACGCGCTTTAAACAATGGGCAAGTAGTCTGTGTGTATCCAGAAGGCACTCGAACACCGACGGGCTTTTTACAACCTGGCAAACCTGGAGTGATTCTGCTCGCCGCATTGGCTCATGTTCCGATTGTTCCGATGGGCATTACCGGCACATTTGACGTGCTTCCTAAACACCGGAGGTGGCCGCGACGCCACCGAGTCACCGTGCGGATCGGAGAATCACTGTCCGTTCCGCTCTTGCCGCGTCATAATCGGGATGCGGCCTTGACCCAATGGATGCAGATGGTTATGGAGCGACTGTCTCTGTTAACTGATGAACCGATCTGGCCAGGGGGTTCGATGCCCAATCACTCCGCAGCACGGTATTGGAACGAGCAGGGCATCGAAGCCACCAACCAACATCAGACTCTAACCGCGCAACGCTACCATGAGCGGGCCTACTATATTACACAAGAACTGCTTCGCCACGAACCTCCGACGGCGGATGTTTTGTTTGAATACGGTCGGGCACTCGGACGTTTGGCGCTGGCTCACCGTGGACTGACGAAAATTGTGACCATATTTCGAGCGCGTCGGGCCTTTGAACGCGTGGTGCATATGGATCATCATTACGCGCACGCTCTGTACGCCTTGGGATTATGGCATCAAACTGTGCCATGGATTCCAGGCCGACTGTCCGATGCCTTGTCATATTTTAGCGCTGCCGTTCAGTTAGTCCCTGATCAGATTGGGTTTTGGATGGGGCTCGGACGTTGCGCGATTGTCGCCCATCAATGGGAGCTGGCTGAGCACGCCTTTCATCAAGCCGCGCAGTTACCGGCCCAGACTGTCGCCGACCAACGTCGACACTATGAAGCATGGGCATGGTTACTACGTTGGCATCCCGAACGTGAAATAAATGAGGTGAAAACCCATGCGTAA
- a CDS encoding SRPBCC family protein gives MEARRELGINQSATAVWQHVANVSEWIQWNGAIRAMKRTFGSQDDIWMIRLTGVGWVTVAIHADDQNRRLCYRMTGKGAIELGQLTVCSEGNTTCRVDYRVRYGGWAAWWRPLRHTVAWRLMRLKEWSETGQIRNRWSLETFQR, from the coding sequence ATGGAAGCACGACGGGAACTGGGGATCAACCAATCGGCGACTGCGGTGTGGCAGCATGTCGCGAACGTCTCAGAGTGGATCCAGTGGAATGGAGCCATTCGCGCTATGAAACGGACCTTCGGCAGCCAGGATGACATATGGATGATTCGCCTGACGGGCGTTGGGTGGGTAACGGTCGCAATCCATGCCGATGACCAGAATCGGCGACTGTGTTATCGCATGACGGGGAAGGGGGCGATTGAACTGGGACAACTAACAGTGTGTTCCGAGGGCAATACCACCTGTCGCGTAGACTATAGGGTGAGGTATGGAGGATGGGCTGCATGGTGGCGGCCCTTAAGGCACACGGTGGCGTGGCGGCTCATGCGCTTAAAGGAATGGAGTGAAACCGGACAAATTCGGAATCGGTGGTCCTTAGAGACGTTTCAGCGGTAA
- a CDS encoding TetR/AcrR family transcriptional regulator produces the protein MDSEDKREDLLRAAAAEFAAKGFDRANINEIAINAGLGKGTVYLYFSSKKDLYLAVLQYIVDQFNAVSETILALPISPMAQLAQAVEAFIHLDPDLIPFARIWVRHQFHHTPEFREDVDTIFAQLRQPFCEIVESGVARGEFATSYPTITGYFILSLLVMIMPELDPPVHMPILPVDRRVAFVLETVRKMLARKEE, from the coding sequence GTGGATTCTGAAGACAAACGCGAAGATCTATTACGAGCCGCGGCCGCTGAGTTTGCTGCTAAAGGCTTTGACCGGGCGAATATCAATGAGATTGCCATAAACGCGGGATTGGGCAAGGGAACGGTCTATCTCTACTTTTCTAGTAAAAAAGATCTTTATTTAGCGGTGTTGCAGTACATCGTGGACCAATTTAACGCGGTGTCTGAGACCATTCTGGCCCTGCCGATTTCCCCCATGGCGCAACTGGCTCAGGCTGTTGAGGCCTTCATTCACTTAGACCCTGATCTCATTCCGTTTGCGCGGATCTGGGTGCGACACCAATTTCATCATACGCCGGAATTTCGCGAAGACGTGGATACGATTTTTGCGCAGCTGCGGCAGCCGTTCTGCGAAATTGTGGAATCAGGGGTGGCGCGCGGCGAGTTTGCGACATCGTATCCCACCATTACCGGATATTTCATTCTTAGCTTGCTGGTCATGATCATGCCGGAACTTGACCCGCCCGTCCACATGCCGATTTTGCCGGTAGACCGCCGGGTCGCGTTTGTGTTGGAAACCGTTCGTAAAATGTTGGCTCGAAAGGAGGAGTAA
- a CDS encoding AbrB/MazE/SpoVT family DNA-binding domain-containing protein, which translates to MDKYLLQLRDRGVVTLPKTVRQHYGLGPDTPLTLVDWNGVFILSPRIPVVTELAKQIAAERAAAGLSVQDLLRAWTQERYGPDAPQSEDA; encoded by the coding sequence ATGGACAAATATCTACTCCAGTTGAGAGACCGCGGCGTGGTGACCTTACCTAAAACCGTGCGCCAGCACTATGGGCTGGGGCCCGATACGCCGCTCACATTGGTCGATTGGAATGGGGTTTTTATCTTGAGTCCCCGCATTCCGGTCGTCACCGAGCTCGCTAAACAAATTGCGGCAGAACGCGCTGCAGCGGGTCTGTCAGTTCAAGACCTGTTAAGGGCCTGGACCCAAGAACGCTATGGCCCGGATGCCCCGCAATCCGAGGACGCATGA
- a CDS encoding 2-oxo acid dehydrogenase subunit E2, with the protein MEETLVKVEFSDRADAEAVLIHWVYDEGALVRSHEIIAEAMVDKVSLSIEAPVEGYLHPLLKENDTFSSGQAIAKITQTQIPRTQDSPHRESRDNGANNHAPSEDEFVPAPPRVRRYAREKGINLKELAQAISHRPLTVEDIDNWIQQHGSTPVQPYSPFRQRLIHNLTDKNALPTTLSRRIAAGDSQFSPLVRICWAADQALKRHPEIHGWANAEGFTPATELRLGVATSTAQGLIVPIFVGSRDLDGWNQALAELRRAAHDNHWEHWDFSQPSFVISNLGPWGIEYFTPRLMVPTVAILGLGAGDDKSFPVSLTFDHRAVDGVQAANFLQTMDKLLRSQRQGYWEQ; encoded by the coding sequence ATGGAAGAGACCTTAGTCAAAGTGGAATTTAGCGACCGGGCGGATGCCGAAGCCGTACTCATCCATTGGGTTTATGATGAGGGAGCGCTAGTTCGATCGCACGAAATTATTGCCGAAGCGATGGTGGATAAAGTCTCGCTGTCCATTGAAGCGCCGGTCGAGGGGTATTTGCATCCCCTGCTTAAGGAAAATGACACGTTTTCATCTGGACAGGCTATTGCGAAAATTACCCAAACACAAATTCCAAGAACTCAAGATTCACCTCATCGTGAGAGCCGTGATAACGGGGCGAATAACCATGCCCCGTCGGAGGACGAATTTGTGCCGGCTCCACCGCGGGTACGGCGGTATGCCAGGGAAAAAGGCATCAATTTAAAAGAGCTGGCTCAAGCGATTTCTCATCGGCCGTTGACCGTAGAAGATATTGACAATTGGATTCAACAACACGGATCCACCCCGGTGCAACCTTATTCACCTTTTCGCCAGCGCTTAATCCACAACTTAACTGATAAGAATGCACTACCAACAACCTTGTCACGCCGCATCGCGGCGGGGGATTCCCAATTTTCCCCGCTCGTGCGAATTTGCTGGGCGGCGGACCAAGCTCTTAAACGGCATCCGGAAATTCATGGATGGGCCAACGCCGAGGGATTTACCCCGGCTACAGAACTGCGGCTGGGTGTTGCGACCTCGACGGCACAAGGATTGATCGTGCCCATCTTCGTGGGCTCTCGTGATTTAGATGGCTGGAATCAAGCATTGGCCGAATTACGGCGTGCCGCTCACGATAACCATTGGGAGCACTGGGATTTTTCCCAACCATCTTTTGTTATCAGCAATTTGGGTCCATGGGGTATTGAATATTTTACCCCGCGGTTAATGGTACCCACCGTGGCCATTTTAGGCCTTGGTGCCGGAGACGACAAGAGCTTTCCCGTGTCGCTAACATTTGATCACCGGGCAGTAGATGGGGTTCAGGCTGCCAACTTTCTTCAGACCATGGATAAGCTGTTGCGTTCCCAACGTCAGGGTTATTGGGAACAATAA
- a CDS encoding thiamine pyrophosphate-dependent dehydrogenase E1 component subunit alpha, which produces MDQMENPDKTQVAKYVEMYRTMCLIRRYEDRIAEIYTEGKTPLFSIAAGTIPGEMHLAAGQEPVAVGVIRHLRREDAVTAPHRPHHFAIAKGVDLKRMTAEIFGRQTGLSHGKGGHMHLFDPLTHFSCSGIVGAGFPPAVGAALAFKRQGRDNVAIAFAGEGAANQGTFHESLNLAALWKAPVIFVIEDNHYAISVPKEQSTAIAHNSERAQAYGLPGVYIAGNDVLAISEAAEEAISRARQGKGPTLLEVETTRLYGHFQGDPEVYLHAGEKDAWRQLDPIKRFREYLFEHQFLTEDEDQQIQNAVITQVEEAIDFARQSPEPAPEEALFDVFVES; this is translated from the coding sequence ATGGACCAGATGGAAAATCCGGACAAGACACAGGTGGCGAAGTATGTCGAGATGTACCGCACAATGTGTTTGATTCGCCGTTACGAAGATCGGATCGCGGAGATTTATACCGAAGGCAAAACCCCTTTATTTAGTATTGCGGCGGGAACCATCCCAGGCGAAATGCATTTAGCAGCCGGTCAAGAACCCGTAGCCGTAGGGGTGATACGGCATTTACGGAGGGAGGATGCGGTAACGGCTCCGCACCGCCCTCATCATTTCGCCATCGCCAAAGGGGTTGATCTCAAGCGGATGACTGCGGAAATCTTTGGCCGCCAAACAGGGCTCTCCCACGGGAAGGGGGGTCATATGCACCTTTTCGATCCCCTCACCCATTTTAGTTGTTCCGGTATTGTGGGCGCTGGATTTCCTCCCGCTGTTGGAGCGGCATTAGCCTTTAAGCGGCAAGGGCGTGACAATGTGGCTATTGCCTTTGCAGGGGAAGGGGCTGCTAATCAGGGCACATTTCATGAAAGTCTGAACTTGGCCGCGTTGTGGAAAGCCCCGGTCATTTTTGTGATTGAGGATAATCACTATGCCATATCTGTACCGAAAGAGCAGTCGACGGCCATTGCTCATAATAGCGAGCGGGCCCAAGCTTACGGGCTTCCTGGGGTCTATATTGCCGGCAATGATGTGCTGGCGATTTCGGAAGCGGCCGAAGAAGCCATCAGTCGGGCACGGCAAGGTAAGGGCCCGACGTTACTGGAAGTGGAAACGACAAGACTTTACGGGCACTTCCAAGGCGATCCCGAAGTCTATCTCCATGCTGGCGAAAAAGATGCCTGGCGACAGTTGGATCCGATCAAACGATTTCGTGAATACCTTTTTGAGCACCAATTTCTCACGGAAGATGAAGACCAGCAGATTCAAAATGCCGTCATCACACAGGTTGAAGAGGCAATAGACTTTGCCCGGCAATCGCCAGAGCCGGCACCCGAAGAAGCATTGTTCGACGTTTTCGTGGAGTCGTAA
- a CDS encoding MMPL family transporter — MRKRWIAWIIRHAKWVIVVWLVVLIISVSVAPRLPRTLSAGGFSNPRSESAVASQIMARDFPAQNPNTLLIVIANVQTQVTTSSVREVIDHLAGRLRRQSWVQHVTTAYQPPNPVMIGDHGHATYLIVRLATTHSTVAQNLVPQLTRLVAHSLPPFDRFWVTGGPALNAALNTATQHDVTAAERIAFPLLIVVLLWVTRSVMATLIPLGVAGFVLPTSMALAYVVARHLTLNILLTNAISMIGLGVVVDYALFIVSRYRQELDNVVPAVAIQRAMTSAGRAVFFSGVTVLVSLAALFLAHLMIFTSIAVGGVLVVAVAVAAAWSLLPAGLVLIGTQIRRGTLPGASWPQAMTRWRRWVNRIVRHPWAFLVPGILGLGVLAVPVASLRMQVPVASARALPSHSPARQGLSFLTAHFATRDLFPIDIVITSPRSLTTPQALQPIVQLTAHVMAEPGVTAVIGPTTWARGWSAAQYAVADQRWHTLPPAMQDAVTQTVAVTHGARDALIRVVPRAGPNAVATHVLVARLRHSMPRWVAGTGLSAWIGGQTATGYDFDQSVQHRLPWIILAVFGVSLVILTWTFRSWILPLQALLFNGLVTLASLGGLTAVFQWGWGTGQGTGSLNSVTPVVLFAVLFGLSMDYEVFIVSRIREYRLTGLSTTHSIRQGVAETARLVTGAAAIMIAVFGAFATVPVGVVRQLGFALALAIALDALIVRPVILPAAMRLFGEFNWWNGRRLSQSLSTPGIDMSVEEESP, encoded by the coding sequence ATGCGTAAGCGGTGGATTGCATGGATTATCCGCCACGCCAAGTGGGTGATTGTGGTGTGGCTCGTTGTCTTGATAATTTCTGTGAGCGTGGCACCGCGTTTGCCGCGCACCTTATCCGCGGGCGGATTTAGTAACCCTCGTAGTGAATCTGCGGTGGCGTCGCAGATCATGGCCCGCGATTTCCCCGCCCAAAATCCCAATACGTTGCTGATCGTTATTGCTAATGTCCAAACCCAAGTCACGACGTCTTCCGTCCGTGAGGTAATTGACCATCTTGCGGGACGTTTGCGTCGTCAGTCGTGGGTCCAGCACGTCACGACAGCCTACCAGCCCCCCAATCCTGTCATGATTGGGGATCATGGTCACGCTACCTATTTAATCGTGCGTCTTGCGACGACGCACAGTACCGTAGCGCAAAACTTGGTACCCCAACTCACGCGGCTCGTCGCGCACAGTTTGCCTCCATTCGATCGCTTCTGGGTGACGGGGGGACCGGCCTTAAACGCGGCGTTGAACACGGCCACGCAACACGATGTCACCGCTGCCGAGCGGATTGCTTTTCCCCTTCTGATCGTCGTGTTGTTGTGGGTGACGCGGTCGGTGATGGCCACGCTGATTCCGCTCGGAGTGGCGGGATTCGTCTTGCCGACCTCAATGGCTTTGGCCTATGTGGTGGCCAGGCATCTCACGCTGAATATTTTACTCACCAATGCGATTAGTATGATTGGGCTCGGGGTGGTGGTAGATTATGCGTTGTTTATTGTCAGCCGCTACCGACAAGAATTGGATAACGTGGTGCCGGCCGTGGCGATTCAGCGAGCCATGACGAGCGCAGGACGAGCGGTATTCTTTTCAGGTGTGACCGTATTGGTGAGTCTTGCGGCTCTCTTTTTAGCGCATTTAATGATTTTTACATCGATTGCAGTCGGTGGAGTGCTTGTTGTCGCGGTCGCCGTTGCGGCAGCGTGGAGCCTGTTACCGGCTGGACTGGTGTTGATCGGGACGCAGATTCGCCGGGGCACGTTGCCCGGAGCCTCGTGGCCTCAAGCCATGACGCGCTGGCGGCGATGGGTCAATCGCATTGTGAGGCATCCCTGGGCATTTTTGGTACCAGGCATTTTGGGACTTGGGGTGCTTGCCGTGCCTGTCGCGTCTTTGCGTATGCAAGTGCCCGTGGCGTCCGCGCGGGCCTTGCCTTCCCACAGCCCAGCGCGCCAAGGATTGTCGTTTCTGACGGCGCACTTTGCCACGCGTGATTTGTTTCCGATTGATATTGTGATTACGAGCCCCAGATCGCTGACCACACCGCAGGCCTTGCAACCCATTGTGCAACTTACGGCCCATGTGATGGCGGAGCCTGGGGTCACCGCAGTTATCGGGCCGACCACGTGGGCTCGCGGATGGTCTGCGGCGCAATATGCCGTGGCGGACCAAAGATGGCATACACTGCCTCCGGCCATGCAAGACGCGGTAACCCAGACTGTCGCTGTCACACACGGAGCCCGCGATGCTTTGATCCGGGTGGTCCCGCGGGCCGGACCCAATGCCGTGGCGACTCACGTTCTGGTCGCGCGACTACGTCACAGTATGCCGCGCTGGGTGGCGGGAACGGGTCTTTCAGCGTGGATAGGCGGCCAGACGGCGACGGGGTACGATTTTGACCAGAGTGTTCAGCACCGGTTGCCATGGATCATTCTGGCGGTGTTTGGGGTGAGCCTGGTGATCTTGACATGGACCTTCCGGTCGTGGATTCTTCCGCTTCAGGCTTTACTTTTTAATGGTCTGGTCACTCTCGCGAGTCTCGGCGGGCTGACTGCAGTCTTTCAATGGGGATGGGGGACGGGACAGGGAACGGGATCTTTAAATTCGGTCACTCCCGTAGTGTTATTTGCGGTGCTCTTCGGGCTCAGTATGGATTATGAAGTATTTATTGTCAGTCGGATTCGGGAATATCGACTGACGGGGCTGTCTACGACCCACAGTATTCGACAGGGTGTTGCGGAAACCGCACGGTTAGTCACTGGTGCGGCCGCCATCATGATTGCGGTATTCGGGGCTTTTGCGACGGTGCCCGTGGGAGTTGTGCGCCAACTAGGGTTTGCGCTTGCGCTGGCCATTGCCTTAGATGCCTTAATTGTGCGCCCGGTGATTTTGCCAGCGGCCATGCGGTTGTTCGGAGAATTCAATTGGTGGAACGGGCGTCGTTTATCGCAGTCGTTGAGCACGCCTGGAATCGACATGTCCGTTGAGGAGGAATCGCCATGA